A genomic segment from Luteolibacter ambystomatis encodes:
- a CDS encoding ABC transporter substrate-binding protein, translating to MKRIGIILGLLVFIVALPIVLRRDTQPVSPERADDRISILTPHNETIRREFGQAFTTWWKARTGRTIYVDWRNPGGTSEIALVLDAGYKAAKETGREGIGVDVFFGGGQPDFARQAKEGRLVPLDVFKRHPEWFGEGKAVPPTWTGESYFPPDLVWVGACLSQFGIAWNPDVIARLKVSAPTRWDDLGDPRLAGAVALADPSKSGSVARSFELLVQEQMQRAIKDASLPKDRAAAIGWDNGLKLILRMSANARYFTDSASKIPRDVGQGDAALGTCIDFYGWSYHDEMLRPDGTSRVEWRAPEGGATYSADPVGVLKGAPHPEIAQAFVEFCLSVEGQRLWFGKPGTPGGPVERALNRIPIRGDVYTPEFLGKATVRLNPYRDTGAFTYDRELTGKAFNTLRQFVRIACIDSHDEMQRAWKDMAAAGFPEEAMKVFLDVSAFPYAEFGKGHPVLDGGDPLAAADFAANLGARFRANYKQAGAIARQATRITAR from the coding sequence ATGAAACGCATCGGGATCATCCTCGGGCTGCTGGTGTTCATCGTGGCGCTGCCGATTGTGCTGCGTCGGGACACCCAGCCGGTCTCGCCGGAGCGCGCGGACGACCGGATCTCGATCCTCACGCCGCACAATGAAACGATCCGCCGCGAGTTCGGGCAGGCCTTCACCACCTGGTGGAAGGCGCGGACGGGGCGGACGATCTACGTCGATTGGCGGAATCCGGGCGGCACCTCCGAGATCGCGTTGGTGCTGGACGCGGGCTACAAGGCGGCGAAGGAGACCGGCCGCGAAGGGATCGGCGTGGATGTGTTTTTCGGCGGTGGGCAGCCGGATTTCGCGCGGCAGGCGAAGGAGGGAAGGTTGGTGCCATTGGATGTCTTCAAGCGTCACCCGGAGTGGTTCGGCGAGGGAAAGGCCGTGCCGCCGACGTGGACGGGGGAGAGTTATTTCCCGCCGGATCTTGTATGGGTGGGCGCGTGTCTCTCGCAGTTCGGCATTGCTTGGAATCCGGATGTGATCGCACGGCTGAAGGTGTCTGCGCCAACGCGCTGGGATGATCTGGGCGATCCGCGTCTGGCGGGCGCGGTGGCTCTGGCGGATCCGAGCAAGAGCGGATCGGTGGCGCGTTCGTTCGAACTGCTCGTGCAGGAGCAAATGCAACGGGCGATCAAGGATGCGTCTCTCCCGAAGGATCGCGCGGCGGCCATCGGCTGGGACAACGGGCTGAAGCTGATCCTGCGGATGTCGGCGAACGCACGCTACTTCACCGACAGCGCCTCGAAGATCCCGCGCGATGTGGGACAGGGGGATGCCGCGCTGGGGACGTGCATCGATTTCTACGGTTGGTCTTATCACGATGAGATGCTGCGCCCGGACGGCACCTCGCGGGTGGAATGGAGGGCACCGGAGGGCGGAGCGACCTACAGTGCCGATCCGGTTGGCGTGCTGAAGGGCGCACCGCATCCGGAGATCGCGCAGGCGTTCGTGGAGTTCTGCCTGTCCGTGGAGGGGCAGCGGCTGTGGTTTGGAAAGCCGGGCACGCCGGGAGGACCGGTGGAGCGGGCGCTGAACCGCATTCCGATCCGTGGCGATGTTTACACGCCGGAGTTTCTCGGGAAGGCCACGGTGCGGCTGAATCCGTATCGGGACACCGGAGCCTTTACCTACGATCGCGAATTGACCGGCAAGGCGTTCAACACGCTGCGGCAGTTCGTGAGGATCGCGTGCATCGACTCGCACGATGAAATGCAGCGGGCTTGGAAGGACATGGCGGCGGCGGGATTTCCGGAGGAGGCGATGAAGGTCTTCTTGGATGTCTCCGCGTTTCCATACGCGGAGTTTGGCAAGGGGCATCCGGTGCTCGATGGCGGTGATCCGCTGGCCGCTGCGGACTTCGCGGCGAACCTCGGCGCGCGCTTCCGCGCGAACTACAAACAGGCGGGTGCCATCGCCCGGCAGGCAACCCGAATCACCGCCCGCTGA
- a CDS encoding LOG family protein — MPKVRLSGTVLGENDPTRSTRARLLHLLFSHGWDIYNGNGDQRITLSNIERKIIESDAFVFTPGATLEDMFKAISIFVGYQTLDRHLAGKPTVVLNSDFSWDPFFSVLDHLHKMGTIQQDYRDYLLAVETSDDVIKTLDVVRHHGIPDAGRVKIGESNVSSFETPLPLNHAGNICVFCSASLTDPAFLADGEELGRRLAEARLGCVSGAGKSGIMGAVVKGSVDAGGWTAGSNVPHIIELEGLPEGLSSFWLKPDIYTRMEVMIQNSDGFVIFPGGAGTVQELFALMIFKHQKNPLMVNKPVVIFNRPNAAGLGFFDPLIDLLDGMCQPGDFSVAHTLDDIVPVFERKLKKSA; from the coding sequence ATGCCCAAAGTCCGCTTGTCGGGCACCGTTCTCGGTGAGAACGACCCCACCCGCTCCACCCGCGCCCGTCTCCTCCATCTGCTCTTCAGCCACGGCTGGGACATTTACAATGGCAATGGCGACCAGCGCATCACCCTGTCCAACATCGAGCGCAAGATCATCGAGTCCGATGCCTTCGTCTTCACGCCCGGCGCGACGCTGGAGGACATGTTCAAGGCGATCTCGATCTTCGTCGGCTACCAGACGCTGGACCGCCACCTCGCCGGAAAGCCGACGGTCGTGCTGAACTCCGATTTCTCGTGGGATCCGTTTTTCTCCGTGCTCGACCACCTTCACAAGATGGGCACGATCCAGCAGGACTACCGGGACTACCTGCTCGCCGTGGAAACCAGCGACGACGTCATCAAGACGCTCGATGTGGTCCGCCATCATGGCATCCCGGATGCGGGGCGGGTGAAGATCGGCGAGAGCAATGTGAGCTCGTTCGAGACGCCGCTGCCCTTGAACCACGCCGGAAACATCTGCGTATTCTGTTCCGCCAGCCTCACCGATCCCGCATTCCTCGCGGATGGTGAAGAGCTGGGTCGCCGTCTCGCGGAAGCGCGACTCGGCTGCGTCTCCGGTGCCGGGAAATCCGGTATCATGGGCGCGGTGGTGAAGGGGTCCGTGGACGCCGGTGGCTGGACCGCAGGCTCGAACGTGCCGCACATCATCGAGCTGGAAGGTCTGCCGGAAGGGCTTTCGAGCTTCTGGCTGAAGCCGGACATCTACACGCGCATGGAGGTCATGATCCAGAACTCGGACGGCTTCGTGATCTTCCCGGGTGGTGCGGGCACCGTGCAGGAGCTGTTCGCCTTGATGATCTTCAAGCACCAGAAGAACCCGCTGATGGTGAACAAACCGGTGGTGATCTTCAATCGGCCGAACGCGGCGGGGCTGGGCTTCTTCGATCCGCTGATCGACCTGCTCGACGGCATGTGCCAGCCGGGAGACTTCTCCGTGGCGCATACGTTGGATGATATTGTGCCGGTGTTCGAACGGAAGCTGAAGAAGTCGGCGTGA
- a CDS encoding ABC transporter ATP-binding protein — translation MESIRAESVVKQFGNVTALDGVSVTIEPGELFFLLGASGCGKTTLLRCIAGLETPTSGTIRFGDRDVSQLPAHKREAAMVFQSYALWPHLTVERNIAFGLEERHLPKPEIRRRVGEALEMVRLAGYGERSIDQLSGGQQQRVSLARALVVKPKCLLLDEPLSNLDAQLRVEMRREIRRIVKENGLTAVYVTHDQEEALALADRMAVMDKGRIEQLGTPDEIYRHPRTAHVAAFIGETNLIEGKVREFAAGKAQVDTPAGPLVGRVSDPGWTPVQGESVRLSVRPEAWRIGADDWNQIEGTIAERTYLGQRVQYWITTPAGRVQVVELNPHEVREPGGGSVWIQARPEDVVVLKS, via the coding sequence ATGGAATCCATTCGCGCTGAATCGGTCGTCAAACAGTTCGGAAACGTGACCGCTCTGGACGGTGTCAGCGTGACCATCGAACCGGGCGAATTGTTCTTCCTGCTGGGGGCCTCGGGTTGCGGAAAAACCACGCTGCTGCGCTGTATCGCGGGCCTGGAAACGCCGACTTCCGGCACGATCCGCTTCGGCGACCGCGATGTGAGCCAGCTTCCGGCGCACAAGCGTGAGGCGGCGATGGTGTTCCAGAGCTACGCCCTGTGGCCACACCTGACGGTGGAGCGGAACATCGCCTTCGGACTGGAGGAACGGCACCTCCCGAAGCCGGAGATCCGCCGCCGGGTGGGGGAGGCTTTGGAAATGGTGAGGCTGGCGGGATATGGGGAGCGGTCGATCGACCAGCTTTCCGGCGGGCAGCAGCAGCGGGTGTCGCTGGCGCGGGCACTGGTGGTGAAGCCGAAGTGCCTGCTGCTGGATGAACCGCTCTCGAATCTGGATGCCCAGCTCCGCGTGGAAATGCGGCGGGAGATCCGCCGGATCGTGAAGGAGAACGGTCTGACGGCGGTTTATGTGACCCATGACCAGGAGGAGGCGCTGGCGCTGGCGGACCGGATGGCGGTGATGGACAAGGGGAGGATCGAGCAGCTCGGGACCCCGGATGAGATCTATCGACACCCCCGCACGGCTCATGTCGCGGCGTTCATCGGAGAGACGAATTTGATCGAGGGCAAGGTGCGGGAGTTTGCCGCCGGAAAGGCCCAGGTGGATACGCCTGCCGGACCATTGGTGGGGCGGGTCAGTGATCCAGGCTGGACGCCGGTGCAGGGGGAGTCAGTGCGGCTTTCGGTGAGGCCGGAGGCGTGGCGGATTGGCGCGGACGATTGGAACCAGATCGAGGGCACTATCGCCGAGCGGACGTATCTGGGGCAGCGGGTCCAATATTGGATCACCACTCCGGCGGGACGGGTGCAGGTGGTGGAGCTGAATCCGCATGAGGTGCGCGAGCCGGGCGGCGGGTCCGTGTGGATCCAGGCTCGTCCCGAGGATGTGGTGGTGCTGAAATCCTGA
- a CDS encoding ABC transporter permease: MKRGPAIAITLVTVLLFVVFFLYPAGTVVWQAFAHPKDGSFTLAYFGAVFRNDIYREGLWNALLLGLASTFTTLLVAFPMALVGHRYDFMGKRALGALVLVPMILPPFVGAVGIKQMLGVDGALNALLMHCGLMDVSKPHDWLAHGRFAGIVLLNALHLYPVLYMNIAAALSNLDPAMEQAAENLGCPPWRRFFRITLPLAMPGVFAGASVVFIWAFTELGVPLVFDFGRVAPVQIFDGIKGLDKNPIPYALTAILLVVAAGIFAASKGVLGRSPLGTAPRPKGRSTVARATGWKAVACPAFFVIVFLAASLPHCGVVLLSLSESWYGSVLPEHLTLRHYIEALGNGLVVPSIRNSLAYASTATLVAAVIGLAAAWVVVRSKLKGRNVLDAMLMLPLAVPGLVMAFGYLALSQEGKPFHFLVGAGGTPFFLLVAAYSIRRMPYILRAAVAGLQQSNPALEEAAASLGATPLRMLRKVAIPLIGANLAAGGILAFAFAMLEVSDSLILAQQSQHYPITKAIYTLLSTLGNGTELAAALGVWSMAFLSVAVIGAAVLGGKRGGIFKL; encoded by the coding sequence ATGAAACGCGGACCTGCCATCGCCATCACCTTGGTCACCGTGCTGTTGTTCGTGGTGTTCTTCCTGTATCCCGCCGGCACGGTGGTGTGGCAGGCCTTCGCGCATCCGAAGGATGGTTCGTTCACGCTCGCTTACTTCGGCGCGGTGTTCCGGAATGACATCTACCGCGAGGGACTTTGGAACGCGCTGCTGCTGGGCCTGGCCAGCACCTTCACGACGTTGCTGGTGGCCTTCCCGATGGCCTTGGTCGGGCATCGTTATGATTTCATGGGCAAGCGTGCGCTTGGTGCGCTGGTGCTGGTGCCGATGATCCTGCCGCCGTTCGTCGGCGCGGTGGGTATCAAGCAAATGCTGGGTGTGGATGGTGCGCTCAACGCGCTGCTGATGCACTGCGGGTTGATGGATGTTTCCAAACCGCACGATTGGCTCGCTCACGGACGCTTCGCGGGGATCGTGCTGCTGAACGCGCTGCACCTTTATCCGGTGCTCTACATGAACATCGCCGCCGCGCTGTCGAATCTCGATCCGGCGATGGAGCAGGCGGCGGAAAACCTCGGTTGCCCGCCGTGGCGGCGGTTTTTCCGGATCACGCTGCCGCTGGCGATGCCGGGTGTTTTCGCCGGGGCCTCGGTGGTGTTCATCTGGGCCTTCACGGAGCTGGGGGTGCCGCTGGTGTTCGACTTCGGCCGGGTCGCGCCGGTGCAGATCTTCGATGGCATCAAGGGACTGGACAAGAATCCGATCCCGTATGCCCTGACCGCCATTTTGCTGGTGGTGGCTGCGGGGATCTTCGCGGCTTCGAAGGGCGTGCTCGGGCGTTCACCGCTGGGCACAGCGCCGCGGCCGAAGGGGCGCTCAACTGTCGCGCGGGCCACGGGATGGAAAGCGGTGGCGTGCCCGGCGTTCTTCGTGATCGTGTTCCTCGCCGCGTCGCTGCCGCACTGCGGGGTAGTGCTGTTGTCGCTTTCGGAATCGTGGTATGGCTCGGTGTTGCCGGAGCATCTCACGCTGCGGCATTACATCGAGGCGCTGGGGAATGGCCTGGTGGTGCCCTCGATCCGCAACAGCCTGGCCTATGCCTCCACGGCGACTTTGGTAGCGGCGGTGATCGGACTGGCGGCGGCGTGGGTGGTGGTGCGCTCGAAGCTGAAAGGGCGGAATGTTCTGGATGCGATGCTGATGCTGCCGCTGGCGGTGCCGGGACTGGTGATGGCTTTCGGCTATCTGGCGCTGTCGCAGGAAGGGAAGCCGTTTCATTTCCTCGTCGGCGCGGGAGGGACGCCGTTCTTCCTGCTGGTCGCGGCGTATTCGATACGGCGTATGCCGTACATCCTGCGCGCCGCGGTGGCCGGTCTGCAGCAGAGCAACCCGGCGTTGGAGGAAGCGGCGGCTTCGCTGGGGGCGACGCCCTTGCGGATGCTGCGGAAGGTGGCGATTCCGTTGATTGGCGCGAACCTCGCGGCGGGAGGCATTCTGGCGTTTGCATTCGCGATGCTGGAGGTCAGCGACAGTCTGATCCTGGCGCAGCAATCGCAGCATTATCCGATCACCAAGGCGATCTACACGCTCCTGAGCACGCTCGGAAACGGCACCGAACTGGCGGCCGCGCTCGGCGTGTGGTCGATGGCGTTCCTGTCCGTGGCGGTGATCGGGGCGGCTGTCCTTGGCGGGAAACGGGGAGGGATTTTCAAGCTGTAA